The Sulfurimonas lithotrophica genome includes a region encoding these proteins:
- a CDS encoding acyltransferase family protein codes for MPKPNFKINNFDLIRFFAALQVAFIHTKTHLDIDNSSTLFNIIVFVLDLFPGVPIFFFVSGYLISKSFEHSSNLKEYTKNRTFRIFPALLICNIVGISFVYMTGYFNTITFTWNEFLIWFAGQSSIVQFYNPEFMRDFGVGVLNGSLWTISVELQFYVLTPILYFLFSIFGRLLNSNTLLIILILLFMIINIVYHHYRSVYENIFILKLIGVSFLPWFYMFLTGVFFQKNFSKLQTYFTNKAIYLLPLYIIVTYFSKHILGFSTGNTINPFNFILLSILVFTIAYSFYNLSDKLLNKNDISYGVYIYHMLFVNLFVFYGYTNEISFVFMVIFLTILSGILSWLIIEKPILKSKKESIHKIK; via the coding sequence ATGCCAAAACCTAATTTTAAAATAAATAATTTTGATTTAATTCGATTTTTTGCTGCTTTACAAGTTGCATTTATACATACTAAAACACATCTGGACATCGATAATTCTTCTACTTTATTTAATATAATAGTTTTCGTACTTGATTTATTTCCCGGAGTACCAATTTTTTTCTTTGTTAGTGGATACCTTATAAGTAAATCATTTGAGCATTCATCAAATTTAAAAGAATATACTAAAAATAGAACATTTAGAATTTTTCCTGCCTTACTTATATGTAATATAGTGGGTATAAGCTTTGTATATATGACAGGTTACTTTAACACTATAACGTTTACTTGGAATGAATTTTTAATATGGTTTGCAGGGCAAAGTTCGATAGTTCAATTTTACAATCCAGAATTTATGCGTGATTTCGGTGTTGGTGTATTAAATGGCAGCTTATGGACAATTTCAGTTGAACTACAATTTTATGTACTTACTCCAATATTGTACTTTCTTTTTTCAATATTTGGCAGATTATTAAATTCAAATACTCTGTTGATAATACTAATATTATTATTTATGATTATTAACATAGTTTATCATCATTATAGAAGTGTATATGAAAATATTTTTATTTTAAAATTAATAGGTGTGTCATTTTTACCATGGTTTTATATGTTTTTAACTGGTGTGTTTTTCCAAAAAAATTTCTCCAAACTCCAAACATACTTTACTAATAAAGCAATATATCTTTTACCATTATACATTATTGTAACATATTTTTCAAAACACATTCTGGGGTTTTCAACAGGTAACACAATCAACCCTTTTAATTTTATATTATTAAGTATACTAGTGTTCACTATAGCTTACTCATTTTATAATTTAAGCGATAAGTTATTAAATAAAAATGACATCTCATATGGAGTTTATATATACCATATGCTTTTTGTTAACTTATTTGTTTTTTATGGATATACAAATGAAATATCATTTGTATTTATGGTTATTTTTCTTACAATACTGTCAGGAATTCTTTCATGGCTAATAATAGAAAAACCTATTTTAAAAAGTAAAAAAGAATCAATACATAAAATAAAATAA